A single region of the Chitinophaga niabensis genome encodes:
- a CDS encoding SUMF1/EgtB/PvdO family nonheme iron enzyme, which produces MRRLTSLSLILGTGVLMSMSACKNGGLFGKKKESSSATGWAYNDPKMGGFSVAKAKDQFTGPGLVFVQGGTFAMGATEQDVMGDWNNIPRRITVSSFYIDENEVSNINYREYLYWLNRMYYESFPDVYRNALPDTLVWRSELAYNEPLVEYYFRHPAYNNYPVVGVSWKQATDYAKWRSNRVNEKLLMDAGLLSKADIMNQADDNTFDSKAYMAGLYEGTPGKMSKSAKKQFANPDGSPRGAQFEDGIMLPNYRLPTEAEWEYAALGYIGQNPNPSKKEGKRGEELIMNKQIYSWGTNNSGLRDIRRGNWQGQFLANFKRGSGDNMGMAGGLNDKASIPAPVLSYFPNTFGIYNMSGNVSEWVNDVYRPLTTIDGDDFNYFRGNKFQTVYQNGEKEFEKDSLGMLKMRDVTDEESASRLNYQKGDVINYLDGDSLSLVEYGYGVTSLVNDKSRVIKGGSWNDRAYWLSPGSRRFMQEDMATNTVGFRCAMDRVGSPEGNKFKTGNTFKKQRQKR; this is translated from the coding sequence ATGCGCAGATTAACCTCCTTATCCTTGATCCTCGGCACCGGCGTACTAATGTCGATGTCGGCCTGTAAGAATGGTGGTCTTTTTGGAAAGAAAAAAGAATCATCTTCCGCCACCGGCTGGGCTTATAACGACCCAAAAATGGGTGGTTTTTCCGTTGCTAAAGCAAAGGACCAGTTCACCGGGCCTGGTTTAGTGTTTGTTCAGGGCGGTACATTCGCCATGGGTGCCACTGAACAGGACGTAATGGGTGACTGGAACAACATTCCCCGCCGTATCACGGTTTCTTCCTTCTATATCGACGAGAATGAAGTTTCCAACATCAACTATCGTGAGTACCTGTACTGGTTAAACCGCATGTACTACGAATCTTTCCCGGACGTTTACCGCAATGCTTTGCCGGATACCCTGGTATGGCGTAGCGAGTTGGCCTATAATGAGCCGCTGGTGGAGTACTATTTCCGCCACCCTGCTTATAATAACTACCCGGTTGTAGGTGTTAGCTGGAAACAAGCTACCGACTATGCCAAATGGCGCTCCAACCGTGTGAATGAAAAGCTGCTGATGGATGCAGGTCTCCTCTCCAAAGCTGATATCATGAACCAGGCTGATGATAATACATTCGACAGTAAAGCTTACATGGCTGGTCTGTACGAAGGGACTCCTGGTAAAATGTCCAAATCGGCGAAGAAGCAATTTGCCAATCCGGATGGTTCTCCACGTGGTGCTCAATTCGAAGATGGTATCATGTTGCCTAACTACCGGCTCCCAACAGAAGCTGAGTGGGAATATGCAGCACTTGGATATATCGGCCAGAACCCGAATCCTTCTAAGAAAGAAGGAAAACGTGGGGAAGAGCTGATCATGAACAAACAGATCTATTCCTGGGGTACTAACAACAGTGGTTTGAGGGATATCCGCCGCGGTAACTGGCAGGGTCAGTTCCTGGCGAACTTCAAACGCGGTTCCGGTGATAACATGGGTATGGCTGGGGGGCTGAACGATAAGGCTTCCATTCCTGCTCCGGTTCTTTCTTACTTCCCTAATACTTTCGGGATCTACAATATGTCCGGTAACGTGAGTGAGTGGGTGAATGACGTTTACAGGCCATTGACCACCATTGATGGTGATGACTTCAACTACTTCCGTGGTAACAAATTCCAGACTGTTTATCAAAATGGTGAAAAGGAGTTTGAGAAGGATAGCCTGGGTATGCTGAAGATGCGTGATGTGACCGATGAAGAAAGTGCCAGCCGTTTGAACTATCAGAAAGGGGATGTGATCAACTATCTTGATGGTGACTCTCTCTCTCTTGTTGAGTATGGTTATGGCGTTACTTCTCTCGTAAACGATAAATCCCGTGTGATCAAGGGTGGCAGCTGGAATGACAGGGCTTATTGGTTGTCTCCCGGTTCACGTCGTTTCATGCAGGAGGATATGGCGACTAATACCGTTGGTTTCCGTTGTGCTATGGACCGTGTGGGTTCACCTGAGGGTAATAAGTTTAAAACTGGTAATACTTTCAAGAAGCAGCGTCAAAAGAGATAA
- the porU gene encoding type IX secretion system sortase PorU, with product MFCRRSVLCAFICLLCWQGKVFSQRTYASRSVLADGNWYKLSVKEPGVYKIDIPLLNTMGISTTNLASSQIRLFGNGGRMLPEDNALPRPDDLLQNALSVIDGGDGLLNGSDYVLFYAPGPHSWQNNQHMQNLYADSACYFLNIAPGGLRITTDNASPVPNMQINSFDFRAFYEKDLVNLLSSGKIWLGEEFNNVTPERNFTIPLPAGGLTDINVHFRGTARTTSGSRFEVSMNGAQLGSLSATPVSGNIFDTYATVADGTFNASGPANFNIKYIGNASAKGWLDYIEIFGRAALSLPTEGTLHFRDSRSLGRIGAFSVNGANAQTQVWDITDPIKPISIATTLNGTTLRFTRDATTLKEYIAFSTTSKPAYIGPVPNQNLHGGGPAEMLIITAGSLRSEAERLAAYHQARVVNVEEIYNEFSSGIADPTAIRDFVKMQYDRYGIKYLLLFGRASFDYKDRIPNNTNIVPTWQSLVSFHGINSYMSDDYFGFLDNTDDIAGNPLLDVAIGRLPVRNITEATHVVDKILSYHSPKGFGAWRNEMTFVADDEDDNLHLEDAEKVSNIIAQEQPQYNISKIYLDAFPQVADAGGSRYPAANEAINNKMFNGTLVWNYTGHGSFSRLAEEAVLEESSPNNWNNANRLPLMVTATCDFAPFDNPNFNSLGEQLLNRKEGGAIALMTTTRAVFAFSNLVMNSNYFRLAFQPGAGNKMPTLGEGAMFAKNETYANFGDIINNRKFQLLGDPALSLAFPKWKVYTDSINAQPVSSTDTLKALGKYTFKGSVRDGAGLIRTGYNGTIVITVLDKPAGRSTRGNDPTSRAVVYEQQDRILYKGAQRVSNGRFSFTFVVPKDIAQTGGDGKISYYTSNETEDGSGFYSGIAVNGTAMGIPADNKGPVIKAWMDSEAFKDGGITSENPLLLLHLQDENGINATGNGIGHDIIAILDDSTRYYVMNDFYEAIPGDFREGKVRFPLAGLPPGKHTLTIRAWDTYNNSSTINIHFTVVPKATLAVENVSNYPNPFRQQTRFVFSHNQQEADLDVVIRIFAATGQIVRTIRSTINGQTARYDGVPWNGTADSGVKVTPGIYFYQIAVKNRSGNEKVFGGKLIIL from the coding sequence ATGTTTTGCCGCCGCTCCGTTCTTTGTGCTTTTATTTGCCTGCTTTGCTGGCAGGGCAAGGTTTTCAGCCAAAGGACCTATGCTTCCCGTTCCGTTCTGGCAGATGGCAACTGGTACAAATTGTCTGTAAAAGAGCCCGGCGTCTATAAAATAGACATCCCCTTACTCAATACCATGGGCATTTCCACCACTAATCTCGCTTCCTCCCAGATCCGGTTGTTTGGCAACGGTGGCCGGATGCTTCCGGAAGATAATGCCCTACCCCGGCCGGACGATCTCCTCCAAAATGCGCTTTCCGTAATAGATGGGGGTGACGGTTTATTAAACGGTAGCGACTACGTTTTATTTTACGCGCCCGGCCCGCATTCCTGGCAAAATAACCAGCATATGCAGAACCTTTATGCAGATTCTGCTTGTTATTTCCTGAACATCGCGCCTGGCGGGCTTCGCATTACTACAGATAATGCCAGCCCGGTTCCCAATATGCAAATTAATTCTTTTGATTTCCGGGCTTTTTATGAAAAAGACCTGGTAAATCTGCTCTCCAGCGGAAAGATCTGGCTGGGAGAAGAGTTTAACAACGTTACACCGGAACGGAATTTCACTATTCCGTTGCCTGCCGGTGGTTTAACGGATATCAATGTACATTTTCGCGGCACAGCCAGAACTACCAGCGGTTCCCGCTTTGAAGTATCTATGAATGGCGCGCAGCTGGGCAGTCTTTCTGCTACCCCGGTTTCAGGGAACATCTTCGACACATATGCAACTGTTGCCGATGGTACTTTCAACGCCAGCGGCCCTGCTAATTTTAATATAAAGTACATTGGCAATGCGAGCGCAAAAGGCTGGCTGGATTATATCGAGATCTTTGGAAGAGCTGCGCTCAGCTTACCAACCGAAGGTACCCTTCATTTCCGCGATTCCCGCAGCCTGGGAAGGATAGGAGCGTTCTCTGTTAACGGAGCAAATGCACAAACGCAGGTATGGGATATCACAGATCCCATCAAACCCATTTCCATCGCCACCACTTTGAATGGCACCACTTTACGTTTTACAAGGGATGCCACCACACTGAAAGAATACATCGCATTTTCAACTACGTCAAAACCCGCTTACATTGGCCCTGTGCCGAATCAAAACCTCCACGGCGGCGGTCCCGCAGAAATGCTGATCATTACCGCCGGCAGTTTGCGGTCAGAAGCGGAACGTTTGGCTGCCTATCATCAGGCCAGGGTAGTGAATGTGGAAGAGATCTATAACGAATTCAGTTCGGGTATCGCAGACCCTACTGCCATCAGGGATTTTGTGAAGATGCAGTACGACCGTTACGGCATTAAATACCTGCTGCTTTTTGGCCGTGCTTCCTTTGATTACAAGGACCGCATTCCCAATAATACCAATATCGTACCTACTTGGCAAAGCCTGGTTTCCTTTCATGGCATCAATTCCTACATGTCAGACGATTACTTCGGTTTCCTGGACAATACAGACGATATTGCCGGAAATCCCTTGCTGGACGTAGCGATCGGGCGATTACCCGTAAGGAATATCACCGAGGCCACCCATGTAGTGGATAAGATACTAAGCTATCATTCCCCCAAAGGTTTCGGGGCATGGCGCAATGAAATGACCTTTGTGGCAGATGATGAAGATGATAACCTCCACCTGGAAGACGCAGAAAAAGTAAGTAATATCATTGCGCAGGAGCAGCCACAATACAACATCAGCAAGATCTACCTGGATGCTTTCCCGCAGGTTGCCGATGCAGGTGGAAGCCGCTACCCTGCTGCAAACGAAGCCATCAATAATAAGATGTTCAACGGCACGCTTGTTTGGAATTACACCGGCCATGGAAGTTTTTCCCGCCTTGCGGAAGAAGCCGTTCTTGAAGAATCTTCTCCCAATAACTGGAACAACGCCAACCGTCTCCCTTTGATGGTTACCGCCACCTGCGATTTCGCCCCCTTCGACAATCCCAATTTCAATTCATTGGGAGAGCAATTATTAAACAGGAAAGAAGGAGGTGCCATTGCCCTGATGACCACTACCCGCGCAGTGTTTGCCTTCTCCAACCTGGTGATGAACTCCAATTATTTCCGCCTTGCATTTCAACCAGGCGCAGGTAATAAAATGCCCACACTGGGAGAAGGAGCTATGTTCGCCAAAAATGAAACCTACGCCAACTTCGGCGATATCATTAATAACAGGAAGTTCCAGTTGCTCGGTGATCCTGCACTCAGCCTTGCTTTCCCCAAATGGAAAGTATACACGGATTCCATTAACGCACAACCCGTTAGCAGTACGGATACCCTCAAAGCACTGGGAAAATATACCTTCAAAGGAAGCGTAAGAGATGGCGCAGGCCTTATCAGAACAGGATATAACGGTACTATTGTGATCACCGTTCTTGATAAACCCGCCGGCAGAAGTACCAGGGGCAACGATCCCACCAGCCGTGCTGTAGTATATGAGCAGCAGGACCGGATCCTTTATAAAGGGGCCCAGCGCGTCAGCAATGGCAGGTTCAGCTTTACTTTTGTTGTACCAAAAGATATTGCACAAACAGGTGGTGACGGAAAGATCAGTTATTATACCTCCAATGAAACAGAAGATGGTAGCGGCTTTTATAGCGGCATCGCTGTAAATGGTACCGCTATGGGAATACCCGCAGATAATAAAGGCCCGGTGATCAAAGCCTGGATGGACAGCGAAGCATTCAAAGACGGAGGCATTACCAGCGAAAACCCGCTGTTACTATTGCATTTACAGGATGAAAACGGTATCAATGCCACAGGGAACGGCATTGGCCACGATATTATCGCTATTTTAGACGACAGCACCCGTTATTACGTGATGAACGACTTCTACGAAGCCATCCCGGGAGATTTCAGGGAAGGAAAAGTACGTTTCCCACTGGCAGGCCTGCCTCCCGGAAAACATACCCTCACCATCCGCGCCTGGGATACATATAATAATTCTTCGACCATTAACATCCATTTTACGGTTGTGCCCAAAGCCACGCTGGCAGTAGAAAATGTAAGTAATTACCCGAATCCTTTCCGCCAGCAGACCCGGTTTGTGTTTTCTCATAATCAACAAGAGGCTGATCTTGATGTGGTTATCCGTATATTTGCTGCCACCGGTCAAATCGTACGCACTATCAGGAGCACAATAAATGGACAAACGGCCCGTTATGATGGCGTTCCATGGAATGGAACTGCAGATTCGGGAGTAAAAGTAACCCCTGGCATCTACTTTTATCAAATCGCAGTGAAGAACAGATCGGGTAACGAAAAAGTGTTTGGTGGAAAGCTAATAATATTATAA